ACTTAAGACTCTACAGTTTTGTTACGACAAATTTTTATTTTCAAAAGCATTATACAGACAGAATCTTGCTAGAAATGATACTATTTCTCCTTCGAATGACATGAAGCGAATCAACCTGATTGGTTGATATCCCCGCATTTATTTGATTGCTAAAGAATGAGTATTATGAAATAGTTAGTTATAATTAAATGGTTTTATTGATGTAAAAAACATAAAAGAGGGGATCTTTTATGGATGAGTATAAAGAATTGATTGACAAACTTATGATTAGACGCGATGAGCTTCAGGAAAAGCTCAGAAAGGTCGAGAAGTCCCTCAGGGAAACTCACGATAAGGATTCCGAAGAGCAGGCTGTAGAGCGGTCACATGAAGAAGTGGTAGAGGTGCTTGAGGGAAGCATTCGACTCGAATTAGAGCAAATTTACGAGGCTTTTAGTCGCATTGAAAAAGATACATACGGGCTATGTGTAGTCTGCGAAAAACCTATTTCTGTTAAACGGTTGGAAGCCCTTCCTTATACCGATCGCTGTATTGATTGTGCCCAGGGTTAAGATTCAGAGATTTATATAATACAATTTATATTGATTTGCGATGGATAAAAATGGTTAGCTCCGATTTTAGGACTGCTATTAATTATTTGTGGTGATCATCAGCGAATACAGGCTAATACTGTTTTTAAATTTATGGGTAAAATAACACACTTATTTCCCTTGATTTGTATTATAAAAATCTTAAAAGGCTGCTGTCTTAACTTGTAATATGATTCTTAAACAATATTACCTAGGATGCCTTTCGCATGCATCCTATCTGATCGGGGATGAAGAGAGTAAGACTGCCGTTATCGTTGATCCGCAACGAGACATAGACCAGTATCTGGCTGATGCTAAACTCCAGCGACTTAACATCAGCCATGTCGTTTTAACACACTTTCATGCAGACTTTGTTGCAGGCCATCTCGAACTTAAGGAACGTGTGGGCGCAGAAATATGTCTTGGGTCTCGTGCCAAAGCAGAGTATGAATTTACTCCGTTACTTGATGGTCAAACAATAGAATTTGGGAAGGTGCGTCTTGAGATTCTTGAGACACCGGGTCACTCTCCTGAGTCCATATCAATAATAGTTTATGATCTTGCCAAAGATGAGAAGGAACCTTATGGAGTTCTCACGGGCGACACTCTTTTTATCGGGGACGTTGGACGGCCTGATCTCAGGGCATCCCTGGGATGGTCTGCAGAAGAGCTTGGAGGGATGCTGTACGATTCCCTTCAAAATAAAATTTTAAAGCTTTCGGATAAGACACTCGTTTATCCGACTCATGGTGCAGGCTCAATGTGTGGTAAGAACCTGAGTGAGGATACTGTATCAACGATCGGCATTCAAAGAAAATACAACTACGCTCTTCAACCGATGGGCAGAGAAGAGTTTATAAAGATTGTTACTGCTGATCAACCCGAAGCGCCCGACTACTTCACGTATGATGCAATTCTCAATACAAAAGAACACTTGACACTAATGAAAACAATGAAGAAGGCACTAAAGCCGCTCTCTTTGAGCAAGGTCATCAATCTAAGAGAAGAGGGCGCACAAATTTTAGATGTCAGGGAGCCGGTCGATTTTGAGGGTGCACACCTAGAAGGGAGTATTAACATCGCACTTGGTGGCAAATACGCAACATGGGCTGGCACATTGCTGGAAAGGGATAAGCCGATAGTAATAATTGCCGACAGGGGGCATGAGGAGGAAGCAGTTATGAGACTGGGTCGAATCGGGTTTGACAATATTAAGGGTTATCTTGAGGGAGGGATGCATGCACTTCTAACTCGACCCGATCTTTTAAAGCGTACGGACAGGATAACGGTACTAACACTTCGCGAACAGCTTTCTTCGAAGCATTCGCCACTTATTCTTGACGTCAGGACGAATGACGAAT
The Thermodesulfobacteriota bacterium DNA segment above includes these coding regions:
- a CDS encoding MBL fold metallo-hydrolase — translated: MILKQYYLGCLSHASYLIGDEESKTAVIVDPQRDIDQYLADAKLQRLNISHVVLTHFHADFVAGHLELKERVGAEICLGSRAKAEYEFTPLLDGQTIEFGKVRLEILETPGHSPESISIIVYDLAKDEKEPYGVLTGDTLFIGDVGRPDLRASLGWSAEELGGMLYDSLQNKILKLSDKTLVYPTHGAGSMCGKNLSEDTVSTIGIQRKYNYALQPMGREEFIKIVTADQPEAPDYFTYDAILNTKEHLTLMKTMKKALKPLSLSKVINLREEGAQILDVREPVDFEGAHLEGSINIALGGKYATWAGTLLERDKPIVIIADRGHEEEAVMRLGRIGFDNIKGYLEGGMHALLTRPDLLKRTDRITVLTLREQLSSKHSPLILDVRTNDEWKENRIGGSVNIPLNQLKHRIYEILPDRKIVVHCASGYRSSIASSLLEQNKISNFADLVGGISAWEAAKLGTVK
- a CDS encoding TraR/DksA C4-type zinc finger protein, which produces MDEYKELIDKLMIRRDELQEKLRKVEKSLRETHDKDSEEQAVERSHEEVVEVLEGSIRLELEQIYEAFSRIEKDTYGLCVVCEKPISVKRLEALPYTDRCIDCAQG